The following DNA comes from Peribacillus sp. FSL E2-0218.
ACTGGCGAGCTCCATCAGTTCCATCGGTGAAAGCATACCGCCAATCTGGGCCCTTTTGGCATGTGGCCGGATATCAAAAATCCCGCCCAATGGCAAGTTGCCTTTCAACCGGACGATTTTGGCAGACTCATCCGTTTCGTCCTGCCACCTCGTCACCTCTTCAAAGTCGGTTGAAGGCATCAGTTGCTCAGCCTTCTCTTTTCCTATTGAAGAAGAAGCATGAGAGATTAATTGTTCTTTGATTTTATGAAATTCCAATGTCTTTAAAGCTTTATTATGCATGGAGTTAAAGCTCCTCCTTATTTATGGGCAAAATAGTTAATCATTTCTCTTCAAAAACGCTAATAATCCATCCGGATCCTTTGCATTCAGGACCGTAGATTCTTTGACCCAGCCTTTTTTGGCCGATGAAACTCCTACTGGCATATGCTCCAGCATATCGATGCTGTGTGCATCGGTATTGATTACAATCGTAACGCCCGCTTCCTGTGCCTTGCGCAGGTGGGGAGGCGCCAAATCCAGGCGGTTCGGATTCGCATTCAGCTCCAAGGCAGTATTCGTATCACGTGCCAGCTCGATCAGCATATCCATATCGACATCATATCCGGTCCGTTTCCCGATGATCCTTCCCGTTGGATGGGCGATGATATCGACATGTGGATTGTTAAGGGCCGTTTTCAAGCGCTCCATGATCGTTTCTCGCGGCTGTGAAAAACTGGAATGGATCGATGCGATTACCAAATCCAGCTCCGCAAGCAGGTCATCGTCATAATCAAGCGTCCCATCAGGGAGAATATCCATTTCAATCCCTGAAAGCACGGTAAAATCATCGTATTTTTCATTTAACTCTTGAATGATCTTTTTTTGTTCGCGGACCCGTTCTACGGTCAGTCCGTTCGCCACTTTCAAATATTGCGAATGATCGGTTATGGCCATATATCGATAGCCTTTTGCACGGCACGCTTCAATCATTTCTTCTATCGTATAAGCCCCATCACTCCAAGTGGTATGCATATGGAGATCACCTTGTATGGCCTCTAAGGAAATGAGCGGTTCACTTGCATCATATTGCTCCACTTCGGTTCCGTCTTCACGCAATTCCGGTGGGATGTATGGCAAATCAAAGTGATGATAAAATTGTTCTTCTGTTTCGAACGTCAAGATCTCTCCAGTTTCCGCCACTTCCACACCATATTCGCTGATTTTTTCGCCTCGTTCTTTAGCAAGCTGGCGCATCCTCACATTATGATCCTTCGAACCTGTAAAATGATGCAGCGTCGTGATGAATTCCTTATCCTTCACGATCCTGAAATCGACAGAAATATCATATTCATAATCAAGCACGACCGATACTTTTGTATCACCTGCCGCTATCACATGCTTGATCCCTGATATAGCAAGAAGCTGATTCTTCACTTCTTCGGGATGATCTGTCGATATGATGAAATCGAGGTCCTTGATCGTTTCCCTCATGCGGCGGATGCTGCCAGCCCTCGATGACCGAATGATAGGCTCCATGTTGCCTAGAGCCGTTTCAATATCAGCTGCAATTGGCCTCATGAAGGCAAGCGGAAGCCGATCAGGCCTCGAACCTGCTTCGGCAATCGCTGTCAGGATCTTTTCCTCCGTTTTTTTTCCGAAGCCGGCCAGGGCCGCAACCCTGCCTTCTTCACAGGCGGTTTTTAGATCATTCACATCATTGACATGCAGCTCTTTATGAAGTTTGGCAATTTTCTTCCCGCCCAACCCTTGAAGTTGAAGCAGAGGTATCAATCCTTTTGGCACCTGCTCCTGAAGCTCTTCAAGCACGGTCGATTTCCCCTCATTGATATACTCCTCGATGACCGATGCCGTACCTTTCCCGATTCCATTTAAAGCCGTGAAGTCCTCGATGGCCGCAAGACTCCGGTCATCCGTTTCCAACGCTCCTGC
Coding sequences within:
- the polX gene encoding DNA polymerase/3'-5' exonuclease PolX, which produces MTINKKDIIKLLEKIAIYMELKGENPFKVSAFRKAAGALETDDRSLAAIEDFTALNGIGKGTASVIEEYINEGKSTVLEELQEQVPKGLIPLLQLQGLGGKKIAKLHKELHVNDVNDLKTACEEGRVAALAGFGKKTEEKILTAIAEAGSRPDRLPLAFMRPIAADIETALGNMEPIIRSSRAGSIRRMRETIKDLDFIISTDHPEEVKNQLLAISGIKHVIAAGDTKVSVVLDYEYDISVDFRIVKDKEFITTLHHFTGSKDHNVRMRQLAKERGEKISEYGVEVAETGEILTFETEEQFYHHFDLPYIPPELREDGTEVEQYDASEPLISLEAIQGDLHMHTTWSDGAYTIEEMIEACRAKGYRYMAITDHSQYLKVANGLTVERVREQKKIIQELNEKYDDFTVLSGIEMDILPDGTLDYDDDLLAELDLVIASIHSSFSQPRETIMERLKTALNNPHVDIIAHPTGRIIGKRTGYDVDMDMLIELARDTNTALELNANPNRLDLAPPHLRKAQEAGVTIVINTDAHSIDMLEHMPVGVSSAKKGWVKESTVLNAKDPDGLLAFLKRND